In Thermoplasmata archaeon, a single genomic region encodes these proteins:
- the hutH gene encoding histidine ammonia-lyase, with the protein MVVVLDGHSLKAEDVVRVARGGEPISIAKAAIDRVNRCRALLERKIAAKEIMYGVNTGIGELSEVVLNPEQVAKYQRYLVYSHAAGVGDPMSEEDARAAMLSRLNTHCWGHSGIRRELVELMVEMLNRGVNPVMCQKGSVGASGDLAPMAQMALVLMGEGEAFYRGKRLLGAEALQAAGLSPIAFRERDGLAAINGSNVIAGAGCIELVDAERWLRTQEVALAMTLEALNANMQAFDRRVHEVRGYPGAQACAENIRKITEGSELLKRPGKKVQDAYSLRSSPQVVGAAKDALAWTRHMLEIELNHAADNPTFFPEEELVLTGANFQGTPMAFALEVLGMAVTTVGVLSERRTNRLMNTHLSMGLPAFLTKGAGMFSGLMLSQYTAGALVSENRILAAPAATLSIPAAADQEDFVSMGMTSAIKARQILENSWSIVAVELMAAAQAFDFRAPTKPSRGCQAAYEVIRKHVKTLEEDRPIYEDITRLSKVARSGDVLGAVQGVVGSLR; encoded by the coding sequence ATGGTCGTCGTGTTGGATGGACACTCACTCAAGGCCGAGGATGTCGTGCGAGTGGCGAGAGGCGGCGAACCGATCTCCATCGCCAAGGCTGCTATCGACCGTGTCAACCGGTGCCGAGCCCTCCTCGAACGCAAGATCGCCGCCAAGGAAATCATGTACGGCGTGAACACGGGCATCGGCGAACTTTCCGAGGTCGTCCTGAACCCCGAGCAGGTGGCCAAGTACCAGCGGTATCTGGTATATTCCCACGCCGCGGGGGTCGGGGACCCCATGTCGGAAGAGGACGCCCGCGCGGCCATGCTCTCCCGGCTCAACACGCATTGCTGGGGCCACTCGGGCATCCGCCGCGAGCTCGTTGAGCTCATGGTCGAGATGCTCAACAGGGGCGTGAACCCCGTCATGTGCCAGAAGGGCTCCGTCGGTGCGTCGGGCGACTTGGCGCCCATGGCGCAGATGGCCCTCGTCCTCATGGGCGAGGGGGAGGCGTTCTACCGCGGCAAGCGGCTCCTTGGCGCGGAGGCGCTGCAGGCCGCCGGGCTTTCCCCCATCGCCTTCCGAGAGCGGGACGGGCTCGCAGCGATCAACGGCTCCAACGTGATCGCGGGCGCTGGGTGCATCGAGCTCGTCGACGCGGAGCGGTGGCTCAGAACCCAGGAGGTCGCCCTGGCGATGACTCTCGAGGCGCTCAACGCGAACATGCAGGCGTTCGACCGCCGCGTGCATGAGGTGCGAGGCTACCCCGGTGCGCAGGCGTGCGCGGAGAACATCCGGAAGATCACGGAGGGGTCCGAGTTGCTGAAGCGCCCGGGAAAAAAGGTCCAGGACGCGTACTCCTTGCGGTCAAGCCCGCAAGTCGTCGGTGCCGCCAAGGACGCCCTCGCATGGACGCGCCACATGCTCGAGATCGAACTCAACCATGCGGCAGACAATCCCACGTTCTTCCCGGAGGAGGAGCTCGTCCTCACCGGAGCCAACTTCCAGGGAACGCCGATGGCCTTCGCGCTCGAGGTCCTCGGGATGGCGGTGACCACGGTGGGCGTGCTCTCGGAGCGCAGGACCAACCGCCTGATGAACACGCATCTCTCCATGGGCCTGCCCGCCTTCCTGACGAAGGGGGCCGGCATGTTCTCGGGGCTCATGCTCTCCCAGTATACGGCAGGCGCCCTCGTTTCGGAGAACCGCATCCTCGCGGCTCCCGCAGCCACGCTTTCCATTCCCGCCGCGGCGGACCAGGAGGACTTTGTCTCCATGGGCATGACCTCAGCGATCAAGGCGAGGCAGATCCTCGAGAACTCGTGGTCCATCGTAGCCGTTGAGCTCATGGCCGCGGCTCAGGCGTTCGACTTCCGAGCGCCAACGAAACCGTCTCGGGGCTGCCAGGCGGCGTACGAGGTCATCCGGAAGCACGTGAAGACACTCGAGGAGGACCGCCCAATCTATGAGGACATCACAAGACTGAGCAAGGTCGCGCGCTCCGGTGATGTGCTCGGTGCGGTCCAGGGAGTCGTCGGGTCCCTTCGGTGA